The window GGTGCCGGCTGCGGTAAAGACGCGGTCGCCCAGCGTGACCGGAGCCACGAGGTTGGTGTTGCAGCCGATGAAGCAGTCGTCGCCGATGATGGTCTTGCTCTTGACATAACCGTCGTAGTTGACAACCACCGTGCCGCAGCCAAAGTTAACCCGCTCGCCCACTTCGGCGTCGCCGATATAGGTCAGATGGCTGACCTTGGTGCCGTTGCCGATCTGCGCCTTCTTCAGTTCCACAAAGTCGCCGATGCGGGTATGGTCGCCCACCTGGCAACCCGGACGAATGTACGCAAACGGCCCTACCGTTGCATCCGCACCCACGCTGGATTCGTAGACCTGCGAATTGTTGACGCTTGTGCGCGCGCCAATCTCCGCCTTCTCCAGGATGGTATTGGGGCCAATGGTCGCGCCCTCGCCGATCTTGCTGCCCGGACGAATCAGGCAGCCGGGCAAAATGACCGCGCCTGCGCCGATCTCGGCATCGGGTGCGATAAACGTGCCTTCGGGGGCAAAAATCTGCACGCCGTTGGCGATGTGCGCCAAGTTGATGCGCATGGTCAGGTCCTTTTGTACCTGATATGCGCTTGCACCGTCCACCACTTCGGTTACCGCCGGCAGGGTGCAGGTGTCGCACAAGCCGCCCTTTGCGGCGATCTTGGCAACTGCATCAAACAGGGACTGCGCCTCATCCAGTACGTCCCGCAGGGCCTCGGTGCGGAACAGTACGGCATGCAGGGCCTTGGGACCATGTCCCTGTCCAACGCCGCAAACCTGTGCATTGGCATCGGTCAGCACCGACTGGGTGCCAGCCGTGCCGGAGCAGCACAGCAGGGTGGCTGCATTGCCGCATGCCAGATGCTGAATGGCGGCACGTGCAAAGTCGGCTGCCGTCAGTTCGGGCATGGGCGCTGCGATCAGAAGCACATAGTCCGTATCATCCGGCAAAGAGACCGCATGCAGCGCCTCTGCTTCCCCGGCAAAGGGGGTTTCCCCTACCGGGCAAAGGGTTTTGACCGGGGCGAACAATTCGTTCGTCAACTCGTCCTCCATCCACTTGGCTGCGCTCGAAAACAGGACCGGACGTGCAAAGTTGCACATGCCGTCGGTTCCGGGCACGCCGTTTAGGAAAATCGTCGTTACATCACTCATTTGAGAATTTCCTTCCCGTCTATGACTTGGTGCTTTTTACCGCACCACAGTATAATTCAAGTTAATTATACTATATCATTCCCCAAAAATCATCAGCAATTTAAGAAAATTTCCCCGCCCCTTGCACGATTCCTTTTGACACGATATAATAAATGCAGACGATTTTTGTGATTTCTCGGCAGCCGTGCCATGGAGTGCGCCGGCTGCCGCTTCATTTTGGAGGAAACCCATGAATTTATCTTCGCTTTTGCTGCCCGAAGGCGAATTTCGTGTCATCCGCTGCGATATTGCCGACAAAATCCTCGCCTGCGGCGATGGGGACAGCGCCCTGCTCTACCTCTATGCCCTGCGGCGCGGAGAGGGGCTGGACGAAAAGACCGCCATGCGCGACCTGCGCTTTTCCAAAGAGCGGTTCGACCGTG of the Intestinibacillus sp. Marseille-P6563 genome contains:
- a CDS encoding DapH/DapD/GlmU-related protein, with protein sequence MSDVTTIFLNGVPGTDGMCNFARPVLFSSAAKWMEDELTNELFAPVKTLCPVGETPFAGEAEALHAVSLPDDTDYVLLIAAPMPELTAADFARAAIQHLACGNAATLLCCSGTAGTQSVLTDANAQVCGVGQGHGPKALHAVLFRTEALRDVLDEAQSLFDAVAKIAAKGGLCDTCTLPAVTEVVDGASAYQVQKDLTMRINLAHIANGVQIFAPEGTFIAPDAEIGAGAVILPGCLIRPGSKIGEGATIGPNTILEKAEIGARTSVNNSQVYESSVGADATVGPFAYIRPGCQVGDHTRIGDFVELKKAQIGNGTKVSHLTYIGDAEVGERVNFGCGTVVVNYDGYVKSKTIIGDDCFIGCNTNLVAPVTLGDRVFTAAGTTVTKDVPDGALTVARSRQTNIDGWNDARRARMAAKKDK